From the genome of Haloferax mediterranei ATCC 33500, one region includes:
- a CDS encoding helix-turn-helix transcriptional regulator: MGDQITRLIYLLNRRDNCLQTLTDAPQAKRDLVETLDIPRSTLDDIVRKLDDAGLVTYQNGKWGLTNLGQYAIEAHANYTEQLESLLQVTPVVEELPSDTTVEYEFLIDADVYMAPTKIPDKTIEVFLDSVESATEIRGFTPIVMAGYAEDFYQAVTAGDDYQLDLVLPEDVFNQVRELYSEQTDEALTNDQITFVHCEVPATYTLWIADNDHAGIIVYTERGIQGILINDTDEALSWAVGQYEHVRDEAEPLVLQSQ; the protein is encoded by the coding sequence ATGGGAGATCAGATAACGAGGTTGATTTACTTGCTTAACCGGCGCGACAATTGCCTACAAACGCTTACCGACGCCCCGCAAGCAAAACGAGATCTCGTTGAAACGCTCGACATACCGCGGTCTACACTCGACGATATCGTCCGAAAGCTCGACGACGCCGGTCTCGTCACGTATCAAAACGGGAAATGGGGTCTCACGAATCTCGGGCAGTATGCGATAGAGGCCCACGCAAACTACACGGAACAACTCGAAAGTCTACTACAAGTGACGCCGGTAGTTGAAGAACTGCCGTCGGACACTACTGTCGAGTACGAGTTTCTCATCGACGCCGACGTTTACATGGCACCGACGAAAATCCCGGACAAGACCATCGAAGTGTTTTTGGACTCAGTCGAATCCGCAACGGAGATTCGGGGCTTCACACCGATTGTGATGGCCGGGTATGCAGAGGATTTCTATCAAGCCGTCACGGCCGGAGACGACTATCAACTCGATTTAGTTCTTCCGGAAGACGTCTTCAACCAAGTACGAGAGCTATATTCCGAACAGACTGACGAAGCGCTCACCAATGACCAGATTACGTTCGTCCACTGCGAAGTGCCAGCGACGTATACACTGTGGATTGCTGACAATGACCATGCTGGAATCATCGTCTACACCGAACGCGGTATACAGGGAATACTGATAAACGATACCGATGAGGCGCTCTCTTGGGCAGTCGGACAGTACGAGCACGTTCGGGACGAAGCCGAGCCTCTGGTCTTGCAGTCGCAGTAG
- a CDS encoding twin-arginine translocation signal domain-containing protein codes for MSRQTRRSFLQKSAIATVGLGTLATGSAAAGESETELGDEVVTGHADSGDIHVADTGEVTVQASWPFGRDFDNLAPGKISAVSTLAIVEGAYYDFDVSYSPELPIGLCFIDLGTNEYYAAEVSSSGNYRYKSPVGIPEDSAAVGILNKSDNSRDISGDFSVDN; via the coding sequence ATGTCTCGACAGACGAGGCGTTCGTTCCTACAGAAGAGTGCGATAGCTACTGTCGGTCTCGGGACTCTCGCAACTGGAAGTGCCGCCGCTGGGGAGTCCGAAACGGAACTCGGCGATGAAGTCGTCACGGGCCACGCGGACTCGGGAGACATACACGTGGCCGACACGGGAGAGGTAACGGTGCAGGCGTCGTGGCCGTTCGGCCGCGATTTCGATAACCTCGCGCCCGGCAAGATCTCCGCTGTAAGTACGTTAGCCATTGTTGAGGGAGCGTACTACGACTTCGACGTTTCCTACTCTCCTGAACTTCCCATTGGACTATGCTTCATCGATCTTGGGACGAATGAGTACTACGCCGCAGAGGTGAGTAGCAGCGGGAATTACCGTTACAAGTCCCCGGTCGGTATCCCCGAGGATAGTGCTGCCGTCGGAATCCTCAACAAGTCCGACAACAGCCGCGACATTTCGGGGGACTTCTCGGTCGACAACTAA
- a CDS encoding helix-turn-helix transcriptional regulator gives MDFRDFQNVNLFSAVIFVAATLTLTVQLLSPSPVVVSLGENGTQTTQIGQYFTYSEVAIVVVAAVLCGASGAYLVLHDRSNGPSKRPTNSDYIHTQLMPNDEKESLTETNRKRWEDTAGRLKNNEETIYTAVLEADGEIAQRDLVEETDLSKATVSRTLDKLENRNLVERKRNGMGNNVHLR, from the coding sequence ATGGACTTCCGTGACTTTCAGAACGTCAATCTCTTTTCGGCGGTGATATTCGTCGCCGCTACCCTCACCCTCACGGTTCAGTTACTTTCCCCATCTCCGGTCGTGGTATCTCTCGGCGAAAACGGTACGCAGACGACCCAAATTGGACAGTACTTCACGTACAGTGAGGTCGCCATTGTCGTCGTTGCGGCGGTTCTTTGCGGGGCCAGTGGGGCGTATCTCGTGCTTCACGACCGTTCAAACGGTCCGTCGAAACGGCCGACGAACTCGGATTACATACACACGCAACTGATGCCGAACGACGAAAAGGAATCTCTAACAGAGACCAACCGCAAGCGGTGGGAAGACACGGCCGGGCGTCTCAAAAATAACGAGGAAACTATCTACACCGCCGTACTCGAAGCTGACGGGGAGATTGCACAACGAGATCTCGTCGAGGAAACCGACCTCTCGAAGGCGACGGTGAGTCGAACCCTCGATAAACTTGAAAACCGCAACCTCGTCGAACGAAAGCGCAACGGGATGGGAAATAACGTCCACCTTCGATAA
- a CDS encoding DUF6159 family protein produces the protein MAGRFSRGLQVVDDSIDVFRDNPRLALLPFLSLLATGSAFLVVLGVALRYGVIESVLGNDLLRYAGIFVAISVSSSVGTFFNAAVVHCASRYFDGEETSVRDGLAAAWRVRRKIALWSVTAATLGTVLYIIDEKFGVFGSLARTLFDLAWGLLTFFIVPVIVLEDTASLRTLLRESGDAFRETWGESVSASLGISFVFLPVSLVGVAGLAWAYFLGSGVLTYVIGAVGFVVLVGSMVAAQVVGAVARTALYRYAANGEKLGPCVGRDPETVFPTK, from the coding sequence ATGGCAGGTAGATTCAGTCGCGGCCTCCAAGTCGTCGATGACAGCATCGACGTCTTCCGTGACAACCCACGCTTAGCCCTCCTCCCCTTCCTTAGCCTCCTTGCTACGGGGAGCGCATTCCTCGTCGTACTCGGTGTCGCCCTCCGATACGGAGTCATCGAGTCCGTACTTGGAAACGACCTTCTCAGGTACGCGGGTATCTTCGTCGCTATCTCGGTCTCTTCGAGCGTTGGGACGTTCTTCAACGCCGCCGTCGTCCACTGCGCATCTCGATATTTCGACGGCGAAGAGACATCAGTCCGTGACGGACTCGCCGCAGCCTGGCGCGTTCGACGGAAGATTGCCCTCTGGTCAGTTACCGCTGCGACCCTCGGGACCGTCCTCTACATCATCGACGAGAAGTTCGGCGTGTTCGGGTCGCTTGCCCGAACACTATTCGACCTTGCCTGGGGACTCCTGACGTTCTTCATCGTTCCGGTAATCGTCCTCGAAGACACGGCAAGCCTGCGCACGCTCCTTCGAGAGAGTGGTGACGCATTCCGCGAGACGTGGGGCGAAAGCGTCTCCGCATCCCTCGGTATCTCGTTCGTGTTCCTCCCGGTCAGTCTCGTCGGAGTTGCTGGTCTCGCATGGGCGTATTTCCTCGGCAGCGGGGTGCTCACGTACGTCATCGGCGCAGTCGGATTCGTCGTCCTCGTCGGGTCGATGGTCGCCGCGCAGGTAGTTGGTGCAGTCGCTCGAACCGCACTGTATCGGTACGCTGCTAACGGAGAGAAGCTCGGTCCCTGCGTCGGTCGGGACCCCGAAACCGTCTTCCCCACGAAGTAG
- a CDS encoding DMT family transporter, with the protein MHPYVLLAGAIVSELLGTTSLKLSEGFSQPLPSLGVVIGYGAAFYLVSLTLEELPIGVVYGTWAALGIVGVAGIGIVVFDEPIDMAGVVGMLLIIVGVYCVNVLSGMSAH; encoded by the coding sequence ATGCATCCATACGTGTTGCTCGCTGGGGCAATCGTCTCTGAACTACTCGGAACGACGTCCCTCAAACTCTCCGAGGGGTTCTCGCAACCACTTCCGAGTCTCGGCGTCGTCATCGGCTACGGGGCGGCATTCTATCTCGTATCGCTGACGCTGGAAGAACTTCCAATCGGTGTCGTGTACGGGACGTGGGCCGCACTGGGCATCGTCGGCGTGGCTGGAATCGGAATTGTGGTTTTCGACGAACCGATAGATATGGCTGGTGTTGTCGGTATGCTCCTGATTATCGTCGGCGTGTACTGCGTCAACGTTCTCTCCGGGATGTCCGCTCATTAA
- a CDS encoding TrmB family transcriptional regulator produces MTALGELGFSSYEEKVYRALLVTGTATAAELSTASDVPKGRIYDVLNGLESRAVIQSQSTEPTKYTAVEPETAVDRLLSERTYELQQELARYRNVAETVRSNLLPTTPADGSVWLGALSSDEMSTALQQHMRTATDSVHAAVGPPYERASWETLQREFEAFFDGAQTDLSVSLVLSDEVLRGLPDTFPELVESKPADVAVRVLPEIPVSFDVIDQAVTTVDIPHPQSPADRLGVVGVKDSTVVAEFERQFQQLWADATPLIE; encoded by the coding sequence ATGACAGCGTTGGGTGAGCTGGGTTTCTCCAGTTACGAAGAGAAGGTCTATCGGGCGCTCCTCGTGACCGGGACAGCTACGGCGGCTGAGCTATCGACTGCCAGCGATGTTCCGAAGGGTCGGATTTACGATGTCCTCAACGGTCTCGAATCGCGGGCAGTGATTCAAAGCCAGTCAACTGAGCCTACGAAGTACACCGCCGTCGAGCCAGAGACAGCCGTTGACCGACTCCTCTCGGAACGCACGTATGAGCTACAACAGGAATTGGCTCGGTATCGGAACGTGGCCGAAACAGTTCGCTCAAATTTGCTCCCGACGACTCCAGCCGACGGTAGTGTTTGGCTCGGCGCTCTCAGCAGCGACGAGATGAGCACCGCGCTTCAACAGCACATGCGTACTGCAACGGATTCCGTACATGCGGCCGTCGGACCACCGTACGAACGTGCATCGTGGGAGACGCTCCAGCGGGAGTTCGAGGCGTTCTTCGACGGCGCACAGACGGACCTCAGCGTCTCGCTCGTTCTCAGTGACGAGGTTCTACGCGGACTTCCGGATACGTTCCCGGAGTTGGTGGAATCGAAACCAGCGGACGTCGCAGTCAGAGTGCTTCCGGAGATTCCAGTTTCGTTCGACGTTATCGACCAAGCGGTGACGACAGTCGATATACCGCATCCACAGTCGCCTGCAGACCGACTGGGAGTCGTCGGCGTAAAAGACTCCACTGTCGTCGCCGAATTCGAACGGCAATTTCAGCAGTTGTGGGCCGATGCGACGCCATTGATTGAATAG
- a CDS encoding SDR family NAD(P)-dependent oxidoreductase, which produces MTHDDLSGEVAVVTGGTRGIGRAVAERLAERGATVVATYHSDETAAEQTANALDAHPAETTVEQFDVADYDAVAAAFETIVERYGHPTILVNNAGTMDNGLLLRMTPEQWQRVIDVNLSGTFYCTREAARQMLRSDKRGGRIVNVASVAAQRGWAGQANYAASKAGVLGLTRAAARELGGKDIRVNAVAPGYTDTDMLDASLADESAVETDTASGRVATPEEVADVICFLASDTASYVNGEVVRVDDGLVL; this is translated from the coding sequence GTGACCCACGACGACCTCAGCGGCGAGGTGGCAGTCGTCACCGGCGGGACGCGAGGTATCGGTCGTGCAGTGGCGGAGCGACTCGCCGAACGGGGTGCGACCGTCGTCGCAACGTACCACAGTGACGAAACAGCCGCCGAACAGACAGCGAACGCACTGGATGCACACCCTGCCGAGACCACCGTCGAACAGTTCGATGTGGCCGACTACGATGCGGTGGCAGCGGCGTTTGAGACCATCGTCGAGCGGTACGGCCACCCGACAATTCTCGTGAACAACGCCGGAACGATGGACAACGGCCTGTTGCTGCGGATGACACCCGAACAGTGGCAGCGTGTCATCGACGTCAACCTCTCGGGCACGTTCTACTGTACCCGGGAAGCAGCCAGACAGATGCTGCGGAGCGACAAGCGAGGTGGCCGCATCGTCAACGTTGCGAGCGTCGCCGCCCAGCGCGGATGGGCCGGGCAAGCGAATTACGCTGCAAGCAAGGCCGGCGTCCTCGGTCTCACTCGTGCAGCGGCCCGCGAACTCGGCGGAAAAGACATTCGCGTCAATGCCGTCGCACCCGGCTACACTGATACAGACATGCTAGACGCGTCACTGGCCGACGAGTCGGCTGTCGAGACGGATACCGCGAGCGGCCGCGTTGCGACGCCCGAAGAAGTTGCTGACGTCATCTGCTTTTTGGCCAGTGACACCGCGTCGTACGTCAATGGCGAAGTTGTGCGCGTCGACGACGGACTCGTCTTATAA
- a CDS encoding ACP S-malonyltransferase produces MSTDNTPTTLDGTAFLFPGQGSQAVGMGRAFYDDWPETRAMFDRLDAALDIDLTGLCFDGTAEAIQQPSITQPLLLATGLAVYKGVTARFTVEPTYVAGHSLGHFTALSAAGAMDPAATVQLTHQRGKCMEQAATADGPGTMVAVLLADQDEVTQACATRDDVGVALYNAPRQTVISGTTEGVTSVQETLNEQATTTARFHELDVGAAFHSPVMATAVDCVEQAMGEVTLREAEIPVVSDVSGEIYTEPSVARQDLTNQITSAVDWVRVVEQLRAQGIERFVEFPPTGVLSALVERIAPDADCLTLETPADAREVFA; encoded by the coding sequence ATGTCCACTGACAACACACCAACGACGCTCGACGGAACGGCGTTCCTCTTCCCCGGACAGGGAAGCCAAGCCGTCGGCATGGGACGAGCATTCTACGACGATTGGCCCGAGACGCGCGCAATGTTCGACCGCCTCGACGCCGCGTTAGACATCGACCTGACGGGGTTGTGTTTCGACGGAACCGCGGAGGCGATACAACAGCCGAGTATCACCCAGCCACTACTGCTGGCGACCGGCCTTGCCGTCTACAAAGGTGTCACGGCTCGCTTCACTGTCGAACCAACGTACGTCGCCGGCCATAGTCTCGGCCACTTTACCGCGCTGTCAGCCGCGGGTGCGATGGACCCCGCAGCGACGGTCCAACTCACTCACCAGCGGGGGAAGTGTATGGAGCAGGCGGCGACCGCCGACGGCCCGGGAACGATGGTGGCGGTGCTACTAGCCGACCAAGACGAAGTCACACAAGCGTGTGCTACCCGTGACGATGTCGGTGTCGCCCTGTACAACGCGCCGAGACAGACAGTCATCAGCGGCACCACTGAGGGAGTAACGTCGGTACAGGAGACACTCAACGAGCAGGCGACCACGACCGCTCGGTTCCACGAACTCGACGTTGGGGCGGCGTTCCACTCGCCGGTGATGGCAACAGCGGTCGACTGTGTCGAACAGGCGATGGGCGAAGTAACACTTCGCGAAGCCGAGATTCCGGTTGTCTCTGACGTGAGCGGCGAGATATACACAGAGCCGAGCGTTGCGCGGCAGGACCTGACGAACCAGATTACGTCGGCAGTCGACTGGGTCCGTGTCGTCGAGCAACTCCGTGCACAGGGCATCGAGCGGTTCGTCGAGTTCCCGCCGACCGGCGTTCTGTCGGCGCTCGTCGAGCGAATCGCACCGGATGCCGACTGTCTCACGCTCGAAACGCCCGCGGACGCTCGGGAGGTATTCGCGTGA
- a CDS encoding holo-ACP synthase codes for MSGENPKRPEEEPELPREEPDPASNVGPVVSHGVDVVAIDRIGDLLSEFGDSFRDRVFTPAEQAYCEAQGDPSQHYAARWAAKEAFLKTLRKSSPGVPTAAIEVDRRADGPRLSLDPVASDALDAMLAKRDVSPETVDIDVSLSHDQTAGYAIGSVTIVGTAKRDD; via the coding sequence ATGTCCGGAGAGAACCCCAAACGACCCGAAGAAGAACCCGAACTGCCGAGAGAAGAACCCGACCCCGCCAGCAATGTCGGCCCCGTAGTTAGCCACGGCGTCGATGTGGTGGCTATCGACCGCATTGGCGACCTCCTTTCGGAGTTCGGTGATTCGTTCCGCGACCGGGTTTTCACGCCGGCCGAGCAGGCGTATTGCGAGGCTCAGGGCGACCCATCGCAGCATTACGCCGCCCGCTGGGCAGCCAAAGAAGCGTTCCTGAAGACGCTGAGAAAATCCTCACCCGGCGTACCGACCGCCGCCATCGAGGTCGACCGCCGAGCGGACGGGCCCCGGTTGTCACTGGACCCCGTCGCATCCGACGCCCTCGATGCAATGCTTGCCAAACGGGATGTTTCACCCGAAACTGTCGATATCGACGTAAGTCTGAGCCACGACCAGACTGCGGGTTATGCCATCGGGTCGGTGACTATCGTAGGGACAGCAAAACGAGACGACTGA
- a CDS encoding beta-ketoacyl-[acyl-carrier-protein] synthase family protein, whose protein sequence is MDRNVVVTGLGQVTALGETAQSTWDGLLDERSGAAPITRFDPDEADVRASVACEVGTDPSDVTPDDRIDDRKMGRYTQFAVAAAAEALEDAGFDPVSPDWTPERAGTSIGSGLAGLSEIEAAAGSRPSPSFLVSALTNLAAGHVSMCVGAKGPNRAPGTACSAGTHAIAAAADDIRRGRADVVIAGGTEASISPLGVGSFDAMRALSTRHDDPTAVSRPFDADRDGLVLAEGCGIVVLESRDHARERGANPYATITGAARTADAHHVTRPAESGDGLRRCIENALEDADREPTAVDHVNAHATSTRLGDAREADALNAVFETEVPPTTSVKGHLGHALGAAGAIEAVVVAQTIAEGTIPPTSNYETPDPDCDLPVVAEPREMNVDVAVSTSAGFGGTNGALVFERP, encoded by the coding sequence ATGGACCGAAATGTCGTCGTGACCGGCCTCGGGCAGGTGACCGCGCTCGGAGAGACCGCCCAAAGCACGTGGGACGGGCTTCTCGACGAGCGGAGCGGTGCAGCCCCGATAACCCGGTTCGACCCCGACGAGGCCGACGTTCGGGCCAGCGTCGCCTGCGAGGTCGGAACGGACCCGTCAGATGTGACGCCTGACGACCGTATCGACGACCGGAAGATGGGTCGGTACACCCAATTCGCCGTCGCCGCTGCCGCCGAGGCGCTCGAAGACGCCGGGTTCGACCCTGTCTCACCTGATTGGACTCCCGAACGGGCAGGCACCAGCATCGGCTCTGGACTGGCCGGACTCTCGGAAATCGAAGCCGCGGCCGGTTCCCGCCCATCGCCATCCTTCCTCGTGAGCGCGCTGACAAACCTCGCAGCCGGACACGTCAGTATGTGTGTCGGCGCGAAGGGGCCGAACCGCGCGCCGGGAACGGCGTGTTCGGCGGGTACGCACGCCATCGCGGCGGCAGCCGACGATATCCGTCGTGGACGGGCGGATGTCGTCATCGCCGGTGGAACTGAGGCCTCGATATCACCGCTGGGTGTCGGGAGTTTCGACGCGATGCGGGCGCTCAGTACGCGCCACGACGACCCTACTGCGGTGAGTCGCCCGTTCGACGCCGACCGAGACGGACTGGTCCTCGCCGAGGGGTGCGGTATCGTCGTACTGGAGTCACGAGACCACGCTCGCGAGCGCGGAGCGAACCCGTACGCGACTATTACGGGCGCTGCCAGAACTGCTGACGCACACCACGTCACGCGCCCGGCCGAATCGGGAGATGGACTCCGTCGCTGCATCGAAAACGCGCTGGAAGACGCCGACCGAGAGCCGACTGCTGTCGACCACGTCAACGCACACGCGACGAGTACGCGTCTCGGTGATGCCCGCGAGGCTGATGCGCTCAACGCAGTATTCGAGACGGAGGTGCCGCCGACAACGAGCGTCAAGGGCCACCTCGGCCATGCACTCGGGGCCGCCGGTGCCATCGAAGCCGTTGTCGTCGCACAGACCATCGCCGAGGGAACGATTCCACCGACGAGTAACTACGAGACGCCTGACCCGGACTGTGACCTGCCGGTGGTCGCCGAACCACGCGAGATGAACGTCGACGTCGCCGTCAGCACGTCGGCTGGATTCGGCGGAACGAACGGCGCGCTCGTCTTCGAGCGTCCGTAA
- a CDS encoding acyl carrier protein, producing the protein MAETQDIANRVENIIAERLRVDSDAFDDETPFDGETLDADSLDLVEIAEAIEADIGVHIPDEDLEGLETVGEFVTYVAEHA; encoded by the coding sequence ATGGCTGAAACCCAGGACATCGCAAATCGAGTTGAAAATATTATCGCAGAGCGGCTTCGCGTCGATTCGGACGCTTTTGACGATGAGACACCGTTCGACGGCGAGACGCTCGATGCCGATTCGCTCGACCTTGTCGAAATCGCCGAGGCCATCGAAGCCGACATCGGGGTACACATTCCGGACGAGGACCTCGAAGGCCTGGAGACAGTTGGCGAGTTCGTAACGTACGTCGCAGAACACGCCTGA